In Myxococcus stipitatus, the following are encoded in one genomic region:
- a CDS encoding HEAT repeat domain-containing protein, with protein sequence MAEVRKVSPAMSSLTEVISDRDELSKGARIFDDKHITHLSRFENRLFADALGSGATPYKVSLVFGEGREVKGRCSCMAARSRPFCKHAAALLVAWARAPESFVTADAPPAGAGGPAKKSVKKGKTETADLMKAGVAQVSTLVRELGLSGVMSLSEDRAGQVRALGETLRANGLRRLAASAVEVADLLEKAAERQGEFEPPAFTDLVADMLLTTRKVEKHLGGEALEDRYVEELIGKTWTKKDRAPVEGLTLLEYAFSARVTPDNFVVRESRFVELESGKHYAEKQIIPAFLKNVEAKRSHSGEVLKKVQGGQYPGFAPFRLDLDTGMQRDPLDEAALLRLVEKSLPDVGAALSAFQEHRKDVFAPERLPVALRAQTLLASGRRSQLVDSEGRGLFLPADEQLDEPLSAALEGATLKVVLGDMGLEAALPTLFPLAVVVETAEGLRLRGLSRLEMEETSRRGRRRAVAVGASSSSRTGWADAARDAGASRAAIALAEVRDELADKFSQGLSAVSPRAVEPLVARLKELGLEKPAVLLETLAQRPDAAERLEDFIKVYQVLGIALVRLAGAVQVEGEALTPVATHPSIHVRIPQEPLTPAEALQKRVHGELTRHEAAAHISRYYETLDDDVLLESLYPAWSDGMASGFIARAVARRPREQVLEVVKQALSEHHSRMVRRTAIQILGQLGGYDARALLGGLTRKGHDAGLRLFARETLNDVQAREKGPEAVAALSREREERLRPFIQQALTEPTRDGRMGAVNELESLGLTQAWPALRQVFYGDPSYEVRHRAAMALAWLGDAEMLDRYLHRVETQSETDAKAAIYALGVLGDVRGAQALLAAFVAGWKPGLVAESLRAFGLAMMEPAVRLAETNPDVLGREALRALFRTWPREALTKVLLAHIETARDKSERLALFTTYLKLAADNLHGAGKVVAAALLDIPDAAKDKQLVRAIKKVLGVKAS encoded by the coding sequence ATGGCTGAGGTGCGAAAGGTGTCTCCCGCGATGAGCTCCTTGACGGAAGTCATCAGCGACCGCGATGAGCTGTCCAAGGGCGCGCGCATCTTCGACGACAAGCACATCACCCACTTGTCGCGCTTCGAGAACCGGCTGTTCGCGGATGCGCTCGGCTCCGGCGCGACGCCCTACAAGGTGTCGCTGGTGTTCGGAGAAGGCCGCGAGGTGAAGGGGCGGTGCTCGTGCATGGCCGCGCGCTCGCGCCCCTTCTGCAAGCACGCGGCGGCGCTGCTGGTGGCGTGGGCTCGCGCGCCGGAGTCCTTCGTCACCGCCGACGCGCCCCCCGCGGGCGCGGGAGGCCCCGCCAAGAAGAGCGTGAAGAAGGGCAAGACGGAGACCGCGGACCTGATGAAGGCGGGCGTGGCCCAGGTCTCCACGCTGGTGCGGGAGCTGGGGCTGTCGGGGGTGATGTCCCTCTCCGAGGACCGCGCCGGCCAGGTGCGCGCCCTGGGGGAGACGCTGCGCGCCAACGGGCTGCGGCGGCTCGCGGCCAGCGCGGTGGAGGTGGCGGACCTCTTGGAGAAGGCCGCCGAGCGCCAGGGTGAGTTCGAGCCTCCCGCCTTCACCGACCTGGTGGCGGACATGCTCCTCACCACGCGCAAGGTGGAGAAGCACCTGGGCGGCGAGGCGCTCGAGGACCGCTACGTCGAGGAGCTCATCGGCAAGACGTGGACGAAGAAGGACCGCGCGCCCGTCGAGGGGCTGACGCTGCTGGAGTACGCGTTCTCCGCGCGTGTCACGCCCGACAACTTCGTCGTCCGCGAGAGCCGCTTCGTGGAGCTCGAGTCCGGCAAGCACTACGCGGAGAAGCAGATCATCCCCGCCTTCCTCAAGAACGTGGAGGCCAAGCGGAGCCACTCGGGGGAGGTCCTGAAGAAGGTCCAGGGTGGCCAGTATCCGGGCTTCGCGCCCTTCCGGCTGGACCTGGACACGGGGATGCAGCGGGACCCTCTCGACGAAGCGGCGCTGCTGCGGCTCGTGGAGAAGTCACTTCCGGATGTGGGGGCCGCGCTCTCCGCGTTCCAAGAGCACCGCAAGGACGTGTTCGCGCCGGAGCGGCTGCCGGTGGCGCTGCGGGCGCAGACGCTGCTTGCCAGCGGCAGGCGCTCACAGCTCGTGGACTCGGAGGGCCGGGGCCTGTTCCTTCCCGCGGATGAGCAGCTCGACGAGCCCCTCTCCGCCGCGCTGGAGGGCGCGACGCTCAAGGTGGTGTTGGGCGACATGGGGCTGGAGGCCGCGCTGCCCACGCTGTTCCCCCTGGCCGTGGTGGTGGAGACCGCCGAGGGCTTGCGGCTGCGGGGACTGTCCCGACTGGAGATGGAGGAGACCTCGCGGCGCGGGCGCAGGCGCGCGGTGGCGGTCGGCGCCTCGTCCTCGTCGCGCACGGGCTGGGCGGACGCGGCCCGGGACGCGGGAGCCTCCCGCGCCGCCATCGCCCTGGCCGAGGTGCGCGACGAGCTGGCGGACAAGTTCTCCCAGGGCCTGTCCGCGGTGTCTCCGCGCGCGGTGGAGCCCCTGGTGGCGCGGCTCAAGGAGCTGGGGCTGGAGAAGCCCGCGGTGCTCTTGGAGACGCTGGCGCAGCGGCCCGACGCGGCGGAGCGGCTGGAGGACTTCATCAAGGTGTACCAGGTGCTGGGCATCGCCCTGGTCCGTCTCGCGGGGGCCGTGCAAGTGGAGGGCGAGGCGCTGACGCCCGTGGCCACCCATCCCAGCATCCACGTGCGCATCCCCCAAGAGCCCCTGACTCCGGCCGAGGCCCTCCAGAAGCGGGTGCACGGAGAGCTGACGCGCCACGAAGCCGCCGCGCACATCTCGCGTTATTACGAAACGCTGGACGACGATGTCCTGCTGGAGTCGCTGTACCCCGCCTGGAGCGACGGCATGGCCAGCGGCTTCATCGCGCGAGCCGTGGCCCGCCGTCCGCGAGAGCAGGTGTTGGAGGTGGTGAAGCAGGCCCTGTCCGAGCACCACAGCCGCATGGTGCGGCGCACCGCCATCCAGATACTGGGGCAATTGGGTGGATATGATGCGCGGGCCCTCCTGGGTGGGCTGACCCGCAAGGGCCATGACGCCGGCCTGCGGCTCTTCGCGCGTGAGACGCTCAATGACGTGCAGGCGCGGGAGAAGGGCCCGGAGGCCGTGGCGGCGCTGAGCCGGGAGCGAGAAGAGCGGCTGCGCCCCTTCATCCAGCAAGCCCTGACGGAGCCCACGCGGGATGGGCGGATGGGCGCGGTGAACGAGCTCGAGTCGCTGGGCCTCACGCAGGCGTGGCCCGCGCTGCGGCAGGTGTTCTACGGAGACCCTTCGTACGAGGTGCGGCACCGCGCGGCCATGGCGCTGGCCTGGCTGGGGGACGCGGAGATGCTGGACCGCTACCTTCACCGCGTGGAGACGCAGAGCGAGACCGACGCCAAGGCCGCCATCTACGCGCTCGGCGTGCTGGGGGATGTGCGAGGCGCACAGGCCCTGCTGGCGGCGTTCGTCGCCGGATGGAAGCCGGGCCTCGTGGCCGAGTCCCTGCGCGCCTTCGGGCTGGCCATGATGGAGCCCGCCGTGCGACTGGCGGAGACGAACCCGGACGTCCTGGGGCGCGAGGCCCTGCGCGCGCTGTTCCGGACCTGGCCGCGCGAGGCGCTCACGAAGGTGCTGCTCGCCCACATCGAGACAGCGCGGGACAAGTCCGAGCGGCTCGCCCTCTTCACGACCTATCTCAAGCTCGCGGCGGACAACCTGCACGGGGCCGGGAAGGTCGTGGCGGCGGCGCTGCTCGACATTCCCGACGCGGCCAAGGACAAGCAGTTGGTCCGCGCCATCAAGAAGGTGCTGGGGGTCAAGGCGTCGTAG
- a CDS encoding DUF5682 family protein — MDLDLLTRVHLFPVRHHSPRTTAVLGRWLERVKPEVVLIEGPCDASALVDVLCDADTRPPIALLGYRTDDTPGSALWPFAEYSPEYAALRWAQAHSARALFIDIPAGVSLAMDRRDAAPPLESEGQETSSVPDEEEPVSERFARERGYRSFEELWEALFEAPDWTPEGFRDVLLAWADVLNAGPRQDAHRWRDAFMARQVLEVLASGVAPEKVAVVAGAAHVAAFIAKDVEATLEARLPAAVPCAVTVIPYSFPRLSEQLGYGAGNRAPHFYQKAHEAKCDFRRATLEVLIDFAGHLRMRGFTASLSDVLEAYRLAVTLSDLREKSAPGLDELREATIATLCRGDATHVDSFLWKSVVGHQVGRVASRIGKNSLQAEFWREVDSRQLPRTDSPETFTLRLSNEVEVGSSVFLHRLRVTGIPYATLAGTAQQKATPKEAGAQAALTRVRESWQAQWTPSTDVALVEKIILGDSLEAVTTHVLQEQLLAARTTGGAAEVLLESVITGCSQTLAAALRACDAHASTDADLPSLASAARALSGLVAYGTSRAHTAMGDEAVAVLCQKTFSRALLRVNEACACSPEAVPAVMDALRTLHEVALAQPLADKAGWLAAAKDLMHGTTVHPSASGLATGLLYLSQELTEEEVAKEVGLRLSLAVEPEVSASWLEGFLRVNALVLVKNRDVVKALDEFLVGIDPELFRQTLPVLRRALGVLGHTERRYLMENIVAVRRLGEQGRAVKTVLEEKDKEKLKDMSAELGKALDDLDDLL, encoded by the coding sequence ATGGACCTGGACCTGCTCACCCGGGTGCACCTGTTCCCGGTGCGCCACCACTCGCCGCGCACCACGGCGGTGCTCGGACGCTGGCTGGAGCGCGTGAAGCCGGAGGTCGTGCTCATCGAGGGCCCCTGCGATGCCTCCGCGCTCGTGGACGTCCTGTGCGACGCGGACACCCGGCCTCCCATCGCCCTGCTCGGCTATCGCACGGATGACACGCCGGGCTCCGCGCTGTGGCCCTTCGCGGAGTACTCGCCCGAGTACGCGGCGCTGCGCTGGGCCCAGGCCCACTCCGCCCGCGCACTCTTCATCGACATCCCCGCGGGCGTCAGCCTCGCCATGGACCGGCGGGACGCGGCGCCTCCCTTGGAGTCCGAGGGGCAGGAGACATCGTCCGTTCCCGACGAAGAGGAGCCCGTCTCGGAGCGGTTCGCGCGTGAGCGGGGCTATCGCTCCTTCGAGGAGCTGTGGGAGGCGCTGTTCGAGGCGCCGGACTGGACGCCCGAGGGCTTCCGCGACGTGCTGCTCGCGTGGGCGGACGTGCTCAACGCCGGTCCTCGTCAGGACGCTCACCGCTGGCGTGATGCCTTCATGGCGCGTCAGGTGCTGGAGGTGCTGGCCAGCGGGGTGGCTCCGGAGAAGGTCGCCGTAGTGGCGGGCGCGGCCCACGTGGCGGCCTTCATCGCGAAGGACGTCGAGGCCACGCTGGAGGCCCGGCTTCCAGCGGCCGTGCCCTGCGCGGTGACGGTGATTCCGTACAGCTTTCCCCGCCTGTCCGAGCAGCTCGGGTACGGCGCGGGCAACCGCGCGCCGCACTTCTACCAGAAGGCCCACGAGGCGAAGTGTGACTTCCGGCGCGCGACGCTGGAGGTGCTCATCGACTTCGCCGGACACCTGCGCATGCGCGGCTTCACCGCCTCGCTGTCCGACGTGCTGGAGGCCTACCGGCTCGCGGTGACCCTCTCGGACCTGCGCGAGAAGAGCGCGCCGGGACTGGACGAACTGCGCGAGGCCACCATCGCCACGCTGTGCCGCGGGGATGCGACCCACGTCGACTCCTTCCTGTGGAAGAGCGTGGTGGGCCATCAGGTGGGCCGGGTGGCCAGCCGCATTGGAAAGAACTCGCTCCAGGCGGAGTTCTGGCGAGAGGTGGACTCGCGCCAGTTGCCGCGCACCGACAGCCCGGAGACCTTCACGCTGCGGTTGAGCAACGAGGTGGAGGTGGGCTCCTCGGTGTTCCTGCACCGGCTGCGGGTGACGGGCATCCCCTACGCCACCCTGGCGGGCACCGCGCAGCAGAAGGCCACTCCCAAGGAGGCGGGCGCGCAGGCCGCGCTCACGCGGGTGCGGGAGTCGTGGCAGGCCCAGTGGACGCCGTCCACCGACGTGGCGCTGGTGGAGAAAATCATCCTGGGGGACTCGCTGGAGGCCGTGACGACGCATGTCCTCCAGGAGCAATTGCTCGCGGCGAGGACCACCGGCGGCGCCGCGGAGGTGCTGCTGGAGTCTGTGATTACCGGCTGCTCGCAGACGCTGGCCGCCGCGCTGCGCGCGTGTGATGCCCATGCCTCCACGGACGCGGACCTGCCCTCGCTCGCCTCGGCGGCGCGGGCGTTGTCCGGGCTGGTCGCGTATGGCACCTCGCGTGCGCATACGGCGATGGGCGACGAGGCCGTGGCCGTGCTCTGCCAGAAGACCTTCTCCCGCGCGCTGCTGCGGGTGAACGAGGCCTGCGCTTGTTCGCCCGAAGCCGTGCCCGCGGTGATGGATGCGCTGCGGACGTTGCACGAGGTGGCGCTGGCGCAGCCGCTCGCGGACAAGGCCGGGTGGCTCGCCGCGGCCAAGGACCTGATGCACGGCACCACCGTGCATCCCTCCGCCTCCGGACTGGCCACGGGCCTGCTGTATCTGTCTCAAGAACTCACCGAGGAGGAGGTCGCGAAGGAGGTCGGGCTGCGGCTGTCGCTCGCGGTGGAGCCGGAAGTGAGCGCGTCGTGGCTGGAGGGCTTCCTGCGGGTCAACGCGCTGGTGCTCGTGAAGAACCGCGACGTGGTGAAGGCGCTGGATGAGTTCCTCGTGGGCATCGACCCCGAGCTCTTCCGTCAGACCCTTCCGGTATTGAGGAGGGCACTGGGCGTGCTCGGTCACACCGAGCGGCGCTACCTCATGGAGAACATCGTGGCCGTGCGGCGGCTCGGAGAACAGGGCCGCGCGGTGAAGACGGTGCTCGAGGAAAAGGACAAGGAAAAGCTCAAGGACATGAGCGCCGAGCTGGGCAAGGCGCTCGATGACCTGGATGACCTGCTATGA
- a CDS encoding serine hydrolase domain-containing protein, which produces MRLPQSLLLVALVAQWAFPGSIARAQTASGPRASRHSRVDAVFAAWNGKSTPGCAVGISRNGVTDHARGYGLASLEDNVPLTPRSVFHLASISKQFIAFSIGLLAQDGKLSLDDDIRQHVPELPAFGKRISLAHLMHHTSGVREQGQLLSLAGWRGEDMTLEADNLDILTRQRGVNFEPGSEVLYSNAAYALLAITLQRVSGKSPRAFAEERLFKPLGMGDTQFQEGHGAVIPRRAIGYFPREGGWRISMPHSDGSATVLSSVGDLLKWEQNLLDGRVGGPALVALMQTSGKLNDGTVTGYGGGLFLTEHRGLRTVRHDGMMAGFRTEAVLFPDQRLAIVVLCNSGSISATDLTWKVAEVYLGNLLKDTMPPAVALPEAELPALAGAYWSPLTDEVVRLEVKDGALREVGGSTAFVHIGGGAFRPGESTHVWRFAPPKPQAPRELSIRDSWPTTRDFIRVDAPMPTSAALQAFAGQYRSEEVGMSYAVRVVEGKLTVSWPRRGEVSLEPVGGDRFIGSLGAVSFTRAASGGVDGMLISSRRLRRFRAERVEAPRPGPAVGQPGH; this is translated from the coding sequence ATGCGACTTCCCCAATCCCTCCTGCTGGTGGCCCTCGTCGCGCAGTGGGCCTTTCCAGGAAGCATCGCCCGTGCCCAGACGGCAAGCGGCCCACGGGCCTCGCGCCATTCACGGGTCGACGCCGTCTTCGCGGCCTGGAATGGCAAGTCCACTCCGGGCTGCGCGGTGGGAATCTCCCGCAACGGAGTCACGGACCACGCGCGGGGCTACGGCCTGGCGAGCCTGGAGGACAACGTCCCCCTCACGCCGCGGTCCGTCTTCCATCTGGCCTCCATCAGCAAGCAGTTCATCGCGTTCTCCATCGGGCTGCTGGCGCAGGACGGCAAGCTGTCGCTGGATGACGACATCCGTCAGCACGTGCCGGAGTTGCCCGCGTTCGGAAAGCGCATCTCGCTCGCGCACCTGATGCACCACACCAGCGGGGTGCGCGAGCAGGGCCAGTTGCTGAGCCTGGCGGGCTGGCGCGGCGAGGACATGACCCTCGAGGCGGACAACCTGGACATCCTGACGCGGCAGCGCGGCGTGAACTTCGAGCCGGGCTCGGAGGTCCTCTACAGCAATGCCGCGTACGCGCTGCTGGCCATCACCTTGCAACGAGTGTCCGGCAAGTCGCCGCGGGCGTTCGCCGAGGAGCGGCTCTTCAAACCGCTCGGGATGGGCGACACCCAGTTCCAGGAGGGCCACGGCGCGGTCATCCCCCGGCGGGCCATCGGATACTTCCCTCGCGAGGGGGGCTGGCGAATCAGCATGCCGCACTCCGATGGCTCCGCCACTGTGCTCAGCTCGGTGGGGGACCTGCTGAAGTGGGAGCAGAACCTGCTCGACGGACGCGTCGGTGGGCCCGCGCTCGTGGCGCTGATGCAGACATCCGGCAAGCTGAACGACGGCACCGTGACAGGCTATGGCGGCGGCTTGTTCCTCACGGAGCATCGCGGCCTGCGCACGGTGCGGCACGACGGCATGATGGCCGGGTTCCGAACGGAGGCGGTCCTCTTCCCCGACCAGCGGCTGGCCATCGTCGTGCTGTGCAACAGCGGCTCGATTTCCGCCACGGACCTCACGTGGAAGGTGGCCGAGGTGTATCTGGGGAATCTCCTGAAGGACACGATGCCGCCCGCCGTCGCGCTGCCGGAGGCGGAGCTGCCGGCGCTCGCTGGCGCCTACTGGAGTCCGTTGACGGACGAGGTGGTGCGGCTGGAGGTCAAGGACGGAGCGCTGCGCGAGGTCGGTGGGTCCACGGCCTTCGTCCACATCGGAGGGGGCGCGTTCCGCCCGGGTGAGTCGACCCATGTCTGGCGCTTCGCGCCGCCGAAGCCTCAGGCGCCCCGCGAGCTGAGCATCCGAGATTCCTGGCCCACGACGCGGGACTTCATCCGCGTCGACGCGCCCATGCCGACGAGCGCGGCCCTGCAAGCGTTCGCCGGTCAGTACCGCAGCGAGGAGGTGGGCATGAGCTACGCGGTGCGCGTCGTGGAGGGAAAGTTGACCGTGAGCTGGCCTCGCCGGGGCGAGGTCTCTCTCGAGCCCGTGGGTGGGGACCGGTTCATCGGCTCGCTCGGAGCGGTGAGCTTCACTCGGGCGGCCTCGGGGGGCGTCGATGGGATGCTGATCAGCAGCCGGCGCCTGCGTCGCTTCCGCGCGGAGCGGGTGGAGGCGCCACGGCCGGGGCCCGCCGTGGGACAGCCGGGCCACTAG
- a CDS encoding ATP-binding protein — MPDIRLPAEAKFKTELDALTAHDDKPRPPGWALSPRAVETYILGSAKPVGGVPITPKYVGDKGLIQVCIATLASDRALMLVGEPGTAKSWLSEHLSAAISGTSALIVQGTAGTSEDHLKYSWNYALLLAKGPTPEALVPSPVLRAMRGGKFARFEEVTRTSPEIQDALISILSEKQVSIPELGEVVSAQRGFNLIATANTRDRGVNEMSAALKRRFNFVTVPVVDDLEQEIQIVTKREAELRNDYQVGVPPTEELSRMLLTLFQELRQGVTKDGKTKVRTPGAVLSTAEAISVLFNSSILAQQFGGGKVTPQELAASLVGAVVKEQEDDVKALREYMETVAKGRTGAWKELYSASKKLLRG, encoded by the coding sequence ATGCCGGACATCCGACTGCCCGCCGAAGCGAAGTTCAAGACCGAGCTGGACGCCCTCACCGCGCATGACGACAAGCCCCGCCCTCCCGGGTGGGCGCTCTCGCCTCGCGCCGTCGAGACCTACATCCTCGGGAGCGCCAAGCCCGTGGGCGGCGTTCCCATCACGCCCAAGTACGTGGGTGACAAGGGGCTCATCCAGGTGTGCATCGCCACCCTCGCCTCGGACCGGGCGCTGATGCTCGTGGGTGAGCCGGGCACCGCGAAGAGCTGGCTGTCCGAACATCTCTCCGCCGCCATCAGCGGCACCTCCGCGCTCATCGTCCAGGGCACCGCCGGCACCAGCGAGGACCACCTCAAGTACTCGTGGAACTACGCGCTGCTGCTCGCCAAGGGCCCCACGCCCGAGGCCCTGGTTCCATCCCCCGTGCTGCGCGCGATGCGCGGCGGCAAGTTCGCCCGCTTCGAGGAGGTGACGCGCACCTCGCCGGAGATTCAGGACGCGCTCATCTCCATCCTCTCGGAGAAGCAGGTCTCCATTCCGGAGCTGGGCGAAGTGGTGAGCGCGCAGCGCGGCTTCAACCTCATCGCCACCGCCAACACACGAGACCGCGGCGTCAACGAGATGAGCGCCGCCCTCAAGCGCCGCTTCAACTTCGTCACCGTCCCGGTGGTGGACGACCTGGAGCAGGAAATCCAAATCGTGACGAAGCGCGAGGCGGAGCTGCGCAATGACTATCAAGTCGGTGTCCCGCCGACCGAGGAGCTGTCCCGCATGCTGCTCACGCTCTTCCAGGAGCTGCGCCAGGGTGTGACGAAGGACGGCAAGACGAAGGTCCGCACGCCGGGCGCGGTGCTCTCCACCGCCGAGGCCATCAGCGTGTTGTTCAACAGCTCCATCCTCGCGCAGCAGTTCGGCGGCGGGAAGGTGACGCCCCAGGAGCTGGCCGCCTCGCTGGTGGGCGCGGTGGTGAAGGAGCAGGAGGACGACGTGAAGGCCCTGCGCGAGTACATGGAGACGGTGGCCAAGGGCCGCACCGGCGCGTGGAAGGAGCTGTACTCCGCGAGCAAGAAGCTCTTGAGGGGCTGA
- a CDS encoding VWA domain-containing protein, with product MSVDPKNLAEKDRDALLRWRLALGPTAEKTGACPSLRSLAASAGSVGLKDGELEPLDDALSFVYGERSGGREGSKPYIPEWLGALRSFFRDDVIALVQKDAIEKKGLTQLLFEPETLPFLEKNVELVTTLVSARGLIPDEAKSLARTIVREVVDELRKKLESTVRTAVFGALRRDRTSPLPIARNIDWKRTIRHNLKGWDAENKRLVPERFYFWPNQRRRHEWDVTLVVDQSGSMAESVVYSSVMAAIFASLDVLRTRLVLFDTEVVDMTPLLSDPVEVLFSTQLGGGTDINRAVAYAQANHVQRPEKTLFLLITDLYEGGNAQELLARLRQLVDSRAKVLCLLALSDGGKPSYDQAMAKELTAMGIPCFGCTPRKLVDVVERVMRNQDLTPLLSTEKELHHG from the coding sequence ATGAGCGTGGACCCCAAGAATCTGGCGGAGAAGGACCGCGACGCGCTCTTGCGTTGGCGGCTGGCGCTGGGCCCCACCGCGGAGAAGACGGGGGCGTGTCCCTCGCTGCGCTCGCTGGCCGCGTCCGCGGGCTCGGTGGGCCTGAAGGACGGGGAGCTCGAGCCGCTGGATGACGCGCTCTCGTTCGTCTACGGCGAGCGGAGCGGAGGGCGCGAGGGCTCCAAGCCCTACATCCCCGAGTGGCTGGGGGCGCTGCGCAGCTTCTTCCGCGATGATGTGATTGCGCTCGTCCAGAAGGACGCCATCGAGAAGAAGGGCCTCACGCAGCTCCTGTTCGAGCCGGAGACGCTGCCCTTCCTCGAGAAGAACGTGGAGCTGGTGACGACGCTGGTGAGCGCGCGCGGGCTCATCCCGGACGAAGCCAAGTCGCTGGCCCGGACGATTGTGCGCGAGGTGGTGGACGAGCTGCGCAAGAAGCTAGAGTCCACCGTCCGCACGGCGGTCTTCGGCGCCCTGCGCCGGGACAGGACGAGCCCGCTGCCCATCGCGCGCAACATCGACTGGAAGCGCACGATTCGACACAACCTCAAGGGCTGGGACGCGGAGAACAAGCGCCTGGTGCCCGAGCGCTTCTACTTCTGGCCCAACCAGCGGCGGCGCCACGAGTGGGACGTGACGCTGGTGGTGGACCAGTCCGGCTCCATGGCGGAGAGCGTGGTCTACAGCTCCGTCATGGCCGCCATCTTCGCGTCGCTGGACGTGCTGCGCACGCGGCTGGTCCTGTTCGACACCGAGGTGGTGGACATGACGCCCCTCCTGTCGGACCCGGTGGAGGTGCTCTTCTCCACGCAGCTCGGCGGCGGCACCGACATCAACCGGGCGGTGGCCTACGCGCAGGCGAACCATGTGCAACGGCCGGAGAAGACACTCTTCCTGCTCATCACCGACCTCTATGAGGGCGGCAACGCGCAGGAGCTGTTGGCGCGGCTGCGGCAGCTCGTGGACTCGCGCGCGAAGGTGCTGTGCCTGCTGGCGCTGTCGGATGGGGGAAAGCCTTCCTACGACCAGGCCATGGCGAAGGAGCTCACCGCGATGGGCATCCCGTGCTTCGGGTGCACGCCGCGCAAGCTGGTGGACGTGGTGGAGCGAGTGATGCGCAACCAGGACCTGACGCCGCTGCTGTCCACCGAGAAGGAGCTGCACCATGGCTGA
- a CDS encoding NADP-dependent oxidoreductase, with product MKTSIPSQMKAIAIDRFGGPELLGMKTLPVPPLGRDEVLIKVETAGIGQWDPEEREGGMEGLKPGKSTFPYVLGSDGAGTIVAVGEGVKNFKEGDKVYAAGFLNSKGGFYAEYACVRAVDTSPIPKGLSAEQAGVLAADGITALQGVEDTLKVGKGTNLLVYGASGGVGHLAVQLAKRLGARVLAVVSGEDGVELGKKIGADKVVNGRADDVVKASREFAPDGLDAALVLAGGEKTDQVLATVKKGGHIAFPNGVEPAPKGPEGVKVSAYNGEPNPRALSRLNGLIESGSFHVEVSKVYRLEDAPRAHEAVGKHHLGKLALRIH from the coding sequence ATGAAGACCTCGATTCCTTCCCAGATGAAGGCCATCGCCATCGACCGGTTTGGTGGTCCCGAACTGCTCGGGATGAAGACGCTCCCCGTGCCTCCGTTGGGGCGCGATGAGGTGCTCATCAAGGTCGAGACGGCGGGCATCGGCCAGTGGGACCCCGAGGAGCGCGAAGGGGGAATGGAGGGACTCAAGCCGGGCAAGTCGACCTTCCCCTACGTGCTCGGGTCGGATGGCGCGGGCACCATCGTGGCCGTGGGGGAGGGCGTGAAGAACTTCAAGGAGGGCGACAAGGTCTACGCCGCGGGCTTCCTCAACTCGAAGGGGGGCTTCTACGCGGAATACGCCTGCGTGAGGGCGGTGGACACCTCGCCGATTCCCAAGGGCCTGAGCGCGGAGCAGGCGGGAGTGCTGGCGGCGGACGGCATCACCGCCCTGCAAGGCGTGGAGGACACGCTCAAGGTCGGCAAGGGCACGAACCTCCTGGTGTACGGCGCCAGCGGCGGCGTGGGTCACCTGGCGGTGCAGTTGGCCAAGAGGTTGGGCGCGAGAGTCCTCGCGGTGGTCTCTGGCGAGGATGGCGTGGAGCTAGGCAAGAAGATTGGCGCGGACAAGGTGGTGAATGGCCGCGCGGATGACGTGGTGAAGGCGTCCCGGGAGTTCGCACCCGATGGGCTCGACGCGGCCCTGGTGCTCGCCGGGGGAGAGAAGACGGACCAGGTGCTCGCGACGGTGAAGAAGGGCGGGCACATCGCCTTCCCCAATGGCGTCGAGCCCGCGCCCAAGGGCCCCGAGGGCGTCAAGGTGAGCGCCTACAATGGCGAGCCGAATCCCCGCGCGCTGAGCCGGCTCAACGGGCTCATCGAGTCCGGGTCCTTCCACGTGGAGGTATCGAAGGTCTACCGCCTGGAGGATGCGCCGCGCGCGCACGAGGCCGTGGGCAAGCACCACCTGGGCAAGCTCGCGCTGCGTATTCACTGA